CTCGATCGCGCCCTCGATGGCACGCAGCTCTCCCGGCGGCTCGCCGAGCTCGCCGACAAATTCCTCGAATCCTACATCGACCCCGTGGATCTGAGGACGGAGCTCATTGAAACATCGTTCATCATCGCGGTCTTTTCGTGGAAGCTGCAGCGGCCCATCATCAATAAGATCGTCTATGACGGCGGCCCGAAGAGATATGTCGCGGCTTCATCCAGCTTCCCGAAGACCAGGAGCCACAGCCTGCAGAAGAAGGCCGGCCAGTTCGCTTTCATCGGCGATATCGGCAATCACTATTTCGACACGCTTGGCACCCTGATCGATTACGACACGAGCACCCAGTTCGACATGGAGCCATTCTTGGCATTGGCCGCAATGCTCCGAAATCCTGCGTTCGTCGATCGCAGGGCCGTGTTAAAAGGACCTATCGGTGGAACGCCGCAGCTCTTCAAAATCTATCCCTATCTCAAGACGCTGGAGATCGCGGTTCGCTGGGCGAATGCGGCATTTGGTAACCTTTTCCTGAACGGTCGCGAGATCTTCGATTTCGAGAAGATCATGGTTCCGGAAATCGATGCGGAAACGCTCGAGACCTTCTTCCCCTTGGCGGAGCTCGATCCTGCGGGTTATTTTCGCGGGTCGGCGGATATGGCCACGGTGAGCGGGATCGCCGATGACGATGCTTGAACGGCAGCCGTCGTGATGGCCGCCCGGCTGTCGGGCGATGCGCCGGCGTTGGCCTCGGCAAGGTCGTGTCGTCCTGAAATGAGGTGACCATGACGACTAGGCACGGCACCGGCGCCATTCTGATTCACCCTCAAGCCGATCGCTTGGGCAATCTGCTCTGGCCGGGGTCATTGCCCGCGGAGCACAGCGCGGCATTGACGGCTGCGCTCGAGGCAATGCGGGCTCAGGGGTATTGGGCGAGCGCATTTCCGGAAGGCGATGGCGTCGCCTTCCAATGGCACGGTGGCACGCCGTATGCGGAGGACAGCGGCCTTGCGGCGCTCAGCGCGGCCTTCGACTTCCTCGACGTCGAAGTGCTCGATCCTTGCGAGACGGCGGGAAAGGCGCTCGCGCGGCTGGCCGCAAGCCGGCTCGTCGCATGTACCTATCTCGTCCCGGTAGAAGGCCTGCGCCTGGAAGCTTCCTTCAGGCTGGGTGACACGCGCTTCCACGCACCGGTCGACGGCGAATATATTCGCCTCGCCGATCATGCCTGGAGCGAATTGTGCGACGTGCCGGGGGCGGACGTAAATCCCGACTGGGCGCCGGATGATAAGGCGAGCGGCACGACCGAACTGCTCGGGCGGCCGCTGATCGAGCGTCGCATCACAATACCGATGTCGCTGATCTACGAGGCCGAGTCCGGCTTCGACGGGCAATCCGCGCTGCTTCGGCGTCTCATGGAGGATGCCGACCACGCTCTCGACCCGATCCGCTACGATCGCTGCAGCTATCGCCGGCTTGAATATCTGCCGGCCAAACCCGGCTGGGTTGGTGAATTCGCGCTTGCCTATCTGGTGCCGGACGAGCCCGCGCATGCGGCGCGACTGTTCGCGGGCAAGCCCTACGTCCTGCGGGTTCACAACAACTGGCTTGGCCTGGACGTCGATCGCAGCGAATTGTCATGGGCCGAGCCGCTCGCCGCGATGATCGTCGACAATGACGACACGGACGACATCACGCTCGCGCTCAGTAGCGCCCTTCGCGCCCTCAACCGCGCATTCTATCTCGTCGAGCTAGAAGCCTCCTTCCTCCACCTCGTCTATGCGATCGACGCGCTATGCGAACCCGACAGGCTGCGCGGCGATCGCCATCGTTTATGGATCAGCGCCTTCGCCTGTGGTGGCAAACCCGGCCATTTCGCCAAGATCCTAGACGACTTCGATCGCCACTATGCGGTGCGCAACAGCATCGTTCACCAGGGCGCGACCTTTGCGAGCCTCGGGCTCGGAGGGGAGGCGGAATGCCAATTCGTGCTCGACCTGCTCGGGTCGTGCATCCAGACCATCGCGATCTCGGGGCTCTCCACCCGACACGAAGCGGCTGATTTCGCCTTCGCGATCCTGACATCGCCGACCATCGCTCCGCTTGTGGCGGCGAAGGCCTCCAAGCATTTCACGCTGCCACTGACCGCCGACAGGGGGTTCACTGAGCATATGCGGAGCTAAATAGCTGACTTCACCCTTTGCGTAGTATTGTAGTCACGTTGGCCGCTTGTGGCGCAGTAGTAAGGCCCGTCGAGCTGCGGAATCCAGTCAAAGTCACAGCTGGCCGAGTGTAAATACAGATAATGCATCTTGCTACACCGGGGGTCACTACAGTTCTAACGTCCGCTATAGCTAGGGTCGTAGCTGGAACCCGCCAGTCTGCAGGCGGCCCCGCTACTGACGTTCCGAGACACCGGTCGAGCGAACGTTGAACATCGGCTTCTGACAAAAGCCGCCGTTCGACACGCCGCTGGCGAACGGCAGCAATGTCCCATTTTCCGCCGTCGCGGTCGGTTGAGTAGGCAGGATGAACGAATGTCGGAAGTTGGGAAGCGAGGAAGGCGGCCTGGCCGACCGATTATGGGTCCTCGCGGACAGGAGCGGGAAGGGCGACTAACGACCAAAAGTGGTCCTAGGCTCAATACAGACTATACGACAAAAGCTGCCATTCAAACGAGAGCTACGGTTAGGGTGCGGGAAAACCGGAATGGACGGTTCAAGTCAATTATCGCCGCCGTAAGAAATGGACCGGCCACTACCAGCCGTGCTTACAGTACTACAGTGGGCGCGAAGGAGAGTGCCAAAGACAAGACTGCCCCATCGACTAAATGTATCCGGCACGTCGTTTGCCCGGCAGCTGACGTTGCGATCAGGCCATCGGCCACTTCGAGAGTATTTATCTCCACGGGATCGATCTGCGAAGCCATCCCGACAGCCTTGGCGTGCGCTTCCTTGGCGAGCCAGCGCCGGATCAAAGCGACCCGGGATGCACCGAAGAGATCGCTCTGCTCACGGCGTGTGAAGACATCCGACGGCGGCGGCTCTGCATCGATTGGTTCGACATCCACGCCGATCGGGCCTGTTGCCAGCCCGATAAGACAGTGCGGCCATTGCCCTGCCACGCTGACGTACCAGCCTCCGGGTGCTTCCACGCGCAAGGCTCCGGTTTGACACCGCCTTATGGTAATACGATCCGGATGCGTGCTGGCCACTTGAGCAAGCAGCGCTTTGGTCAATCGCCGCCTCAGGCTCCGCATTTCTGCCTGAGGTAAGACCGCAAAGTCGCTGAGATCGGCTGCCGACAGTGCGGCGCGCGCCGCTGCCCGCTCGGCGTCGATGGTATCCAGCCGAACATACCAGCAAACTGCCGAGCCGATCCCAATGCGCAGGCCCTCGAGATCACCCGTATGCCAGATCGGGGTGCTCATCCTGTCCGGGTGAGCGCAGCCGGCGATCCTTCCCACGATGTCCCCGGCGGCAGCGTCTCGCCCTTCATGACGACGGACAGATCGCCCAACTGCGCATCTTCGCCAATCTCGGCGTCGTAAAGGACGATCGCGTAGGAGCCGATCGTCGCCCGGTCGCCCACGGTCACGCCACTCACCTTCATCACCCGATCCTCGAACAGGTGCGTCTGCAGACCGGAGAAGTCGTTGAGCGCGACATCGTCGCCGATCCGTACTAGATCATGCTCGGTCACATCGGTCGTATCGAGGTAGCAGCGCCGCCCGATCCTGCAGCCGAGGAGTCTGAGATAGGCGGGCAGCCAGGGTGTTCCGCGCAGCGGCTCCAACAGGTTCGGCACGGCCAGATTCTCGTAGGTCGCTGTGATGAGTTCCGTCCGCCAGACGAAGGTACTCCATAGCGGCTGGGTGGTCGCCCGATAGCGCCCCATCACAAGCCATTTCAGCAGCACGACCGACAGGCCGCAGGCCAGCGCGAAGCCGACATAGAGGAATGGGAATGTGTAGAGGATCTTGTAGCCGCCGTAGCGCAGCTCATCGATCTCACCCACCGCCGAGAGGAGGAGGCTGAAAAAGGCGATGAACAAGGCCAGCGACAGCGTCACGCGGATCGCCTCGATCGAAAGGCGCGTCGCGATCAGACGCTTGCCGGGATTGAAGCGCGAGCCCTCGTCGAACAGTCCGATCGTCTGCCGCACCGGCAGCGAAATGGGCGGCGAGCCGAACCAGGTGCCGTCGGGCTTCTCGGCGCCGCCATCTTCGGGCGGCTTGGACAGCACGCCGATCAGCACGCCGTCGCCGATCGAGGCGCCGGTCGGCAGCAGGGCCGAATTGCCGATGAAAGACCGCCGCCCGATCTTCGTATGGGCCAGCACGATCGCGCCGGGCTCCACCCGCGCCGCGCCGAACAGCACGGCATCGGCGATGAAGCTCTCCGGGCCGATATCGACGAGGTCGGGAACGATCGCCGCCGCCGTCGAGATCTCGGCCCGCCGCCCGACCCGGACGCCAAGCGCGCGATACCAAGGGATCACGTAGAGCGTCGCATAGATCGGATGGAGGAGCCGTAGCGCGAGGTCGTTGATCTGCTGCACGAACCAGAAGCGGACGTAGAACCAGCTGTGGATCGAGTAGCGCCCGGGATGGACAGGGCCCAAAATAAGCCGCTTCGCGAGCACGGTCAGCACGCACATCAGGATTACATAGGTCATGGCCAGAAGCGGCGAGATCAGCAGATAGGTGTAATTGTCGCTGTTCCAGTCGATCTCGATCATCGAGATCAAGCCGGGCGCAATCGGCAGGATCGAGACGATCGGCAGGATCAGAGCCGCGATCGTCAGCGCGACGCCTATCAGCGCGCGCCTCACGGGACCGGCCGTGTCGTCGGCCCGCTGCGGTAGCCCTTCGGAGATGCGCCGCCCGGGCGATCCGCTCCAGCTCTCGCCTGCCGGAATATGTACGCCAGCCGGGAGTGCGGAGAGATCTTCCAGCGCCGCGCCCTCGCCAATCACCGCGTCCCGTCCGACCACAGCCATCGATCCGACGAAACCGCCGTTGCCGATCCTCGCCGTCCCCAGATGCAGCAGGCCCCGCTCGACCGAACTGGTCGCCAGCATCGCATAGTCGCTGATCACGGCGTCATCGCCGATCGTTACCAGATCAGCCGCGTCGATATTGCCCCGGCCGATGAAGGCGCGCTGGCCCACTCTGGCGCCGAGGAGCCGGTAGTAGGTCCGGATCATCGGCGTACCGGCCAGATAGGGCGTGGCGATCACCTCGGAGAAGCGCCGCACGAACCACCAGCGGAAATAGTAGGCGCCCCACAGCGGATAAACGCCGCGCCGGAAGCGCCCGATCACTACCCATTTGACGACGATCGAGGCCGCCATCGCCAGCGGCGGGATCAGGATGAAGCTCAGCCCGCTCAGCAGCAATGCGCTCACCCGGTTCATGTCGCCGGCCAGATGAATGTAGGCGACGTACGGGAAGAACCATTGCAGCCCGGCCACCGAATAGATCGGCAACAGCGCGATGGTCTGCGCGATCCAGCACAGCCAGCGCTTCCATGCCGCGATGCAATGAAAGGGTTGTCCGGCCACCTTGTCCGGTACGATCCGGTCAGCCAGCCGGGCGGCGAGCCCGCGGATCGTGGGCGCGGCATAAACGTCCTGAATCGAGACGCCCGCCAGCCCCGGGAAGCGGCGAATGGCGGAGACGAGCCGCGCCGCCTTCAGCGAATGACCGCCCAGATCCTCGAACAGATCGTCCAGCACCGAGACCTTCTGCGGCGCGAACGCCTCTGACCAGATGGCGTGGAGTCGCTCCTCCAGCGGCGTCGCGGGCGCGACCGTCTCGCGCTCCTCAGCCGGGGCGACGACGGGGCGCTGCAGGGCTTTGCGATCCACCTTGCCGGACGCCGGTAGTGTCGGTAGCGCCTCTAGCACCTGATAGGCCGCTGGCCGCATATAATTAGGCAGCCGGTCGCGCACCCGCGCGCGGACCGCATCCAGATCGATGGCAGTACCGGAGCGGGCGACCACGAAGGCCGCGAGAAATTCCGCGCCATCCTCATCCCTGAAAAGATGGACGACGGCCTGTGCGACAGACGGATCGTCGGCGATCACCGCCTCGATCTCGGCCAATTCGACCCGGAAACCGCGGATCTTCACCTGCGTGTCGATCCGGCCGATGAACTCGATGTCTCCCACCGCATCGAGGCGGACCAGATCGCCCGATCGATAGATCAGGGCAGGCGCACCGTCCGGCCCGTCGAACGGCGTCTTCACGAACTTCTCAGCGGTAAGGTCCGGCAGGTTGACGTAGCCAGCCCCGACCCCCGGCCCGCCAATGACCAGTTCGCCCTCGGCGCCGGCCGGCACCGGCCAGAGCTTTTCGTCCACGATCCAGGCAGTATAGCCCGGCAACGGCCGGCCGATCGTCACCCGGCGGCCGGGCTGCAGCTCGGTCCACGTGGCCGTCACCGTGGTCTCGGTGGGGCCGTAGGTGTTGAGCATGCGCAGCCCCGGGCGCGCCCAGCGATTGACCAGATCGGGCGGACAGGCCTCGCCACCCAGATTGAGCAGGCGCAGCGTCGGCATGTCGGTCTCGACCAGGGTCAGCAGCGACGGCACGACATGCCAGATCGTCACCCCCTCCGCCGCCAGCACGATCGCGATGTCCGGCCCGGCCTTGGCCAGCGCCTCGTTCGCCACGAGCAGTTCGGCGCCGACGAAGAAGGCGCTCCACATCGTCTCGACCGACATGTCGAACGCCAGGCTGAAACCGCCGAACACCTTGTCCTCAGGCTCCAGCGCCAGGATCGCGCATTCGGAACGGACGAGATGGCAGGCATTGCGATGCGTGATCGCCACGCCCTTGGGCCGCCCGGTCGTGCCGGACGTGTAGATGATATAGGCCAAATCATCCGGGACCGCACCGCTTTCCGTGCGGTCGATCGCCCTCGCCTCATGCGCGGCGAGATCGCCCAGTGCAGCATCGACCACCAGGGTACGTCCCGGCATGTCGGCCGCCCGCTCGCTCTCGGTGACAATCAGGACCGCACCGCTGTCCTCCGCGATGAAATCGATGCGGTCCTGCGGATAGGTCCAGTCGACCGGGACATAGCAAGCGCCGGCCCAAAGCGTACCAAGGATAGCCATATACTGATCGAGGCTGCGCGATAGGCAGAGTACGACCCGATCGCCCCGCTCCACACCCATCGCACGCAACTGCCGGGCGAAGCGCACCGATCGCTCACGCAACTCCCAATAGGTCAGCGTCGTCTTGCGGTTGTTCTCCGGATCGTTGCCGATCAAGCGAACGGCACAGCGAGCGAGGTGCGCGCGGCACGTGGCGTCGAATATTTCATGCAGAAGTTCGTCCCGCGCATAGGGCTCATCTTCGCGCAAGGCCGGTGCAGGCGTGATCGATGCGTACACAGTCGGCAGTGCCTCTTCCGGCGGCGGCACGGCCAGGTCGGGGCGATTTTCCAGCATCGTCTCTCCATCATCCGCTGGGACAATCACCCTTCGCGTGGAAGGTTCAATTCGATCGATCGCGCGGACTCACGCTTACTTTTTGTTAATCATGCGTTTGTATTTCCCAGCTGGCATGCTGGACGCTGTGCGTCTTTTCAAGATGCGCCGCGATGGAGTCCAGATCCGTGTCGATCGCCGCCGTGCTGATCAGCTTCGCACGAATTTCAGCATGTCCATTTGATCGTTCTTGGATTTCCGTATCGGCGACCGGATATCGCATCAGTTCGAGATGATCGACGAGCAGGTCCCGCACTTCTGGGGCCATGGCAGGGTCTGCGGTCACCACGACCGAATAGGTCGCTTCCAGGCCGGAGCCGGCCAGCGGGATGCGGTTGATCGCGTTCACGATCGGGCGAAGCAGCGTGTTGCCCGCGATTACGAAAATTGTGAGCGTCGTCGCCTCCGCCGCCATGTCCGTCCCCGCGCACGCTCCCACAGCGGCAGAGCACCAGAGCGTCGCGGCCGTATTCAGACCGCGGACGTTCATGCCCTTCTTCATGATGACGCCGGCGCCGAGGAAGCCGATACCCGAAACGATGTAGGAGATAACTCGGATCGCCTCGACGTCGCCGGCGAGCTTCTGGGCCAGATCCGCGAACGCTGATGCGCCGAGCGCCACTAGGGCGTTGGTCCGCAGCCCCGCGGTCCGCTGCCGATACTGCCGCTCTGCCCCGATCATCGCTCCAAGCAGGAGGGCGACGGCATAACTGACGAGCGTGTCGAGATAGGAATCGAGGTGAAAGGTTTGAGCGAAGTGCATGATCGATCCCCGTGCGGGAGCCTGGCATGACAGGCGATTCTCGGGGATGCCGATGACGGCGCGGAGACACCCGCGCCGTCGGCCGGTTTCCTAGAGCAGCGTGCCGGACAGAATGGCCAGCGCGATTGAGAAGTAGATGACGAGGCCGGTGACATCGACGAGCGTCGCGACAAAGGGGGCCGACGCGCTCGCGGGATCAAAGCCGATCCGCTGGAGCAAGAACGGCAGCATCGATCCGGCAAGCGAACCGAAGGTCACGATGCCCACCAAGCCCGTGGCGACGGTCGCGCCGATCAGGCCCCAGTGGGGCCCGTAGTCGTAGAAGCCAAGCCCCTGCCACAGCGCGATCCGCGCCAATCCCACCGCACCAAGGATGCCGCCCAGCACCAGACCGGCGGGGATCTCACGCAGGGCTACGCGCCACCAGTCCTTCAGCCGAACCTGGCCGAGCGCCAGCGCGCGGATGATGAGAGACGTCGCCTGGCTGCCGCTGTTGCCGCCCGAGCTCATGATCAGCGGGATGAAGAGCGTCAGCACGACCGCGCG
This DNA window, taken from Sphingomonas sp. AP4-R1, encodes the following:
- a CDS encoding MgtC/SapB family protein — translated: MHFAQTFHLDSYLDTLVSYAVALLLGAMIGAERQYRQRTAGLRTNALVALGASAFADLAQKLAGDVEAIRVISYIVSGIGFLGAGVIMKKGMNVRGLNTAATLWCSAAVGACAGTDMAAEATTLTIFVIAGNTLLRPIVNAINRIPLAGSGLEATYSVVVTADPAMAPEVRDLLVDHLELMRYPVADTEIQERSNGHAEIRAKLISTAAIDTDLDSIAAHLEKTHSVQHASWEIQTHD
- a CDS encoding 4'-phosphopantetheinyl transferase superfamily protein: MSTPIWHTGDLEGLRIGIGSAVCWYVRLDTIDAERAAARAALSAADLSDFAVLPQAEMRSLRRRLTKALLAQVASTHPDRITIRRCQTGALRVEAPGGWYVSVAGQWPHCLIGLATGPIGVDVEPIDAEPPPSDVFTRREQSDLFGASRVALIRRWLAKEAHAKAVGMASQIDPVEINTLEVADGLIATSAAGQTTCRIHLVDGAVLSLALSFAPTVVL
- a CDS encoding Pls/PosA family non-ribosomal peptide synthetase; this encodes MLENRPDLAVPPPEEALPTVYASITPAPALREDEPYARDELLHEIFDATCRAHLARCAVRLIGNDPENNRKTTLTYWELRERSVRFARQLRAMGVERGDRVVLCLSRSLDQYMAILGTLWAGACYVPVDWTYPQDRIDFIAEDSGAVLIVTESERAADMPGRTLVVDAALGDLAAHEARAIDRTESGAVPDDLAYIIYTSGTTGRPKGVAITHRNACHLVRSECAILALEPEDKVFGGFSLAFDMSVETMWSAFFVGAELLVANEALAKAGPDIAIVLAAEGVTIWHVVPSLLTLVETDMPTLRLLNLGGEACPPDLVNRWARPGLRMLNTYGPTETTVTATWTELQPGRRVTIGRPLPGYTAWIVDEKLWPVPAGAEGELVIGGPGVGAGYVNLPDLTAEKFVKTPFDGPDGAPALIYRSGDLVRLDAVGDIEFIGRIDTQVKIRGFRVELAEIEAVIADDPSVAQAVVHLFRDEDGAEFLAAFVVARSGTAIDLDAVRARVRDRLPNYMRPAAYQVLEALPTLPASGKVDRKALQRPVVAPAEERETVAPATPLEERLHAIWSEAFAPQKVSVLDDLFEDLGGHSLKAARLVSAIRRFPGLAGVSIQDVYAAPTIRGLAARLADRIVPDKVAGQPFHCIAAWKRWLCWIAQTIALLPIYSVAGLQWFFPYVAYIHLAGDMNRVSALLLSGLSFILIPPLAMAASIVVKWVVIGRFRRGVYPLWGAYYFRWWFVRRFSEVIATPYLAGTPMIRTYYRLLGARVGQRAFIGRGNIDAADLVTIGDDAVISDYAMLATSSVERGLLHLGTARIGNGGFVGSMAVVGRDAVIGEGAALEDLSALPAGVHIPAGESWSGSPGRRISEGLPQRADDTAGPVRRALIGVALTIAALILPIVSILPIAPGLISMIEIDWNSDNYTYLLISPLLAMTYVILMCVLTVLAKRLILGPVHPGRYSIHSWFYVRFWFVQQINDLALRLLHPIYATLYVIPWYRALGVRVGRRAEISTAAAIVPDLVDIGPESFIADAVLFGAARVEPGAIVLAHTKIGRRSFIGNSALLPTGASIGDGVLIGVLSKPPEDGGAEKPDGTWFGSPPISLPVRQTIGLFDEGSRFNPGKRLIATRLSIEAIRVTLSLALFIAFFSLLLSAVGEIDELRYGGYKILYTFPFLYVGFALACGLSVVLLKWLVMGRYRATTQPLWSTFVWRTELITATYENLAVPNLLEPLRGTPWLPAYLRLLGCRIGRRCYLDTTDVTEHDLVRIGDDVALNDFSGLQTHLFEDRVMKVSGVTVGDRATIGSYAIVLYDAEIGEDAQLGDLSVVMKGETLPPGTSWEGSPAALTRTG